From one Bos taurus isolate L1 Dominette 01449 registration number 42190680 breed Hereford chromosome 24, ARS-UCD2.0, whole genome shotgun sequence genomic stretch:
- the LOC101904605 gene encoding collagen alpha-1(I) chain, with amino-acid sequence MEGPGGERGMGRLEAELKTLWRPPRPPSRSPAGGPARGEGTGEGGGAGPAAARGEDGVGTRVPPPPPPPLLPSGARPPASPPPGRPPTAEPSSPAAPAGPTSASALRPPPPATAARRTHLRAARSALAGWWLGAAPPPPPPPPRPRGSPASHPGPRAPPIRRRSPGGLAPCRPLIGVPGRPLGAREMKASLRRIPTVEPREIQLRSSECYRFSKYPFKKKSPYLLSLSSNMEVLFSSKVCDEEHEPWSWANCSFECSCASNQ; translated from the exons ATGGAGGGGccgggaggggagaggggaatggGCCGACTGGAGGCGGAACTGAAAACACTCTGgcggccgccccgcccccccagccGGAGCCCGGCCGGCGGCCCGGCGCGCGGGGAGGGGACGGGAGAGGGGGGCGGCGCGGGCCCGGCCGCCGCCCGCGGGGAGGACGGGGTGGGGACGCGCGtcccgccgccgcccccgccgcccctccTCCCCTCGGGCGCGCGCCCGCCCGCCTCGCCCCCACCCGGGCGGCCCCCGACGGCCGAGCCGTCCTCCCCCGCCGCGCCCGCCGGCCCCACCTCCGCTTCCGCCCTGCGCCCTCCGCCGCCGGCCACAGCGGCGCGGCGCACCCACCTCCGGGCGGCTCGCTCGGCGCTCGCTGGCTGGTGGCTGGGAGCTgctcctccgccgccgccgccgccgccgcggccgcgCGGTAGCCCCGCCTCCCACCCCGGGCCGCGAGCCCCGCCGATTCGCCGGCGCAGCCCCGGGGGGCTGGCACCCTGCCGCCCTCTGATTGGTGTCCCCGGACGCCCGTTAGGGGCGCGAG aaatgaaggCTTCTCTTAGGAGGATACCTACTGTTGAACCTAGAGAGATTCAACTCAGATCCTCTGAGTGTTACAGATTTTCcaaatatccttttaaaaaaaaatctccatatcTACTATCTCTCTCCTCGAACATGGAAGTACTTTTCTCATCAAAAGTTTGTGATGAAGAGCATGAACCCTGGAGTTGGGCAAATTGTAGTTTTGAATGCAGCTGTGCTTCAAATCAGTGA